The region AGAAGTGATGCGAGTTATTGTGTATGTATATGTGTGTGTCTGTATGAGTGCGCTCGCGCGCGTTTCCCCCAAGCTCGACTCAACAAAATGCGCGATGTCTCTtgtccaaggccgccagGGTCCGACACCCACGGGCCGGTccgcagagagagagagaggaagtGACTTGTATGGAACTGGGGGTCGCGGGGCATGGGGGAGCCGGGGTTTAGCGAAAAGGCAAAGGAACTCGCGCCGTACGTACTTGACCTGAACCTGACGGTGAAGAGGATGCTGTGTATGGATGTTGATACCGTCTGGCGGAGGGCGGTGGGAAGGGTAGGTGGGTAGAAGAGGGAAGTCGTCGTCACACCCAAtgacaaaaaaaaaggcgaGGCAATGTCAGACAGTGGAGGGCAGTCAGTTTGTTGGATGGGATGGATCCAACACTTCCGAtacagggcggcggcgcgcggcgcgcgaaAAGGGACGACCAGAAGGCGATTATCTCCGGGGatctgccgccgcggactTGCGAGACCGGACGCAGGTACCTCCAGGTGGCTACaggcagcctgctgctgtcaTTCGCCCCAGCGCAGGCGGTTTCAGCGCACTGCAGCTGGCTGGGATGGGGGGTGTTGCTCACTGAggtggctgcagctgcaggccCTGTGGTCTTCCAGTACAATTAGGTTGGCTGCCCAGGTGCTCGACTGGCTGTGCAGTACGTTAGTGTTGTGTACTTCGTGTACAAGTCGTACCCGCTTTTATTTGTGCAAAGTTGCTCCCGCTTATCCAATCACGCGCGGCCGAAACGAAACCACCATCCATTGACCACTGACTGACCAGTAACGTCCCGGTcggccatcaccaccaccaccatcacttCGCGGCCAAAACTCGAACCTTCCCCGAacccctccctctctgcgCACGCGCATCGCAGTCGCGCAAACCTCGCCCGTCATGTCGAGCAAGTACGCCTTCACCAAGAGCCTCAGGGAGGTGCGCTTCCTGTTCTGCCAGACGTCGGagcacagcgccgccgtACGGTACGttcctccgcccgcccgcaggaCTTTATATacgccgcagcggcccgcGCAATTCAAAGGCCCGGCCCAGAACAACACACGATCGAGTTTCCCTTGTCGAATCTGCGGCTGTTATCGGGGAGGATGCAATGCGTCCGACATAACGGCAGGCTGGGGACCGCGGGGGACAAGGAGGGAAAGCTaacgctcgctcgctcgctcgcaggTCGTTCCTCACGCGCGCCTACCCGACCATGAAGAAGAACAACCCCAACACACCCATCATGATCCGTgaggccgccggcacccTGCCCAAGGTCTACGCCCGATACGGTTCGTCGTCccgcccgtcctcctccctcctccctcctttCCCCCCGGGGGACAGTACTATCCCCCTTAAGCACAGCAATGTCACTCGGCGAGGGGGAGATACGGACCGGCTAGCTAACCACGGGAGCCCCATCGTCGGGGCAACGGCAAATATAGAGTTCGGCAACGAGAAGCAGCAGTCCCTCGAGGGCCTGAGTGACAAGCAGATCGAGGAGACGGTCACGGGGCTGGTCAAGAACGGCAATGCCGCCGCGTGAAACGCCCGAAGAAAAATACCCCCCGAGAGATGGAGTGAAGGGGAGTGAAGAAAGATgaggaagggaaggggggaggcgaGGGTGCTGGATGAGGGATGTGGCGAAATAGCCTGTCGTGTGGGTGTGGCCGTGACGAGCGTAGGCGCGAGCGCAACTGGTATGAAGTCACGAGCGCGAGAACGGCGGCCGACTTGTGGGCGGCATGTCGCTGTATATACGGGATAGACTATGCATGtatcaccaccactaccaccaccatcaccacaaGATACTGAGCATCCGTGCCAAAGTGCGTGACCGAGAATTCGCTCCCTTGGTCCCGTCGAGAACAGTACGGCAGCTAGATAGAGCATTGGGGACTCAATGCGTGTTACTACGGCCCAGGAGACTCAGTGGTTATCACGGCAGATGCGAAAAGCAGATGGACTCAAACAATTTTTTTTCGAGTTACAGTACTCCTCCATCCTATAACACCCACCACCCGCACAAGAGCCAAGGCCGCTCGCGCGAGCATCTCATCTCCACCGTCACCCCGCGTCCACCCGTCTACATCCACCGCGCAACCTCCCACGCCTCACGACCAACATTGACTCAATACACAGACCACCGCCTCTCActccgcgccgtcctccacatcagcttctccagcctggtccctggccggcgagccaTCCGCGCTGACGGGCAGCGCTGGCCACTCTTCCACGCTCAGGTCCTCCTCTGCCATCGTTTTGGGCGGCGATCCAGAAGCCAGGGTCGCGGTAGAGGAAGTCGTGGGGCTCTTTTCCTACTCGTTCTGTGGCTTCGACTCGCCCTCGATCTTTTCTCCTTCGACATgggcctccttcttctccgcgtCGACGGTCGGCAGGCGCGGAGACACAAATGCCTCGGCGCGGGGGTTCAGCAGGATGACTTTTGCTGGGCTTTCGCCACCAGGGGAGGAGGCGTagctctgctgctgttgttgtccGCCGCCTTGCGGGGAGCCGACGCTTTGCTGGGCTTCAGCGTCGAGGCTCTGCGCCGTGGTTGGTGCGTGGGGCGTAGGAGGAGGTTGCGCACCGTCAGTCTGCTCGGCAGTCGGCGGTGCGTCaaagagctgctgctggacacGACCGCGACGGCTCTTGTTCATGCGCAGGGAGCCACCTGCGTCGGAGCGATAGTGGTGCCGGCTCTGCTGGGGCTGCGCCGGGCCGGGATGGCTTCCGCTGGCCTGCCCCTGGCTGTGACTCTCCTGACTGGGACTGGAGATCTGGTCGCCCACGGTGGGAACGTTGCGAGTGCGAATTGGAAGCTTCGTGGGAGGTCCCATCGATCCCGGCAGAGGGCGAGACATAGACTGGGCGGCGACATGAGAAGCCATGTCGTCTCCGCCTTGgttgatgccggcggcggctggtcctggtgcgccgtcgccatgtgGCTGATGGGCTTCAGGAGCCTCTTGCATGGGCACGAATGTGGAAGACGCCATACctctgctcttcttcttggggtTTCTCTTCTTGCGAATGCTTCCCCGGCCATCAGCAGCACTGTTTCCGCTCTCGGTAATGCCGGGGCCGCTCTGCGACGCCTGACGAGAATGAGCACCTTGAGATTCGCTGTCAAATGCGCCGCTCTGGTTGGAATGGCTGCTCTGACGCGAGGATCTGCCAGACATGGGTTGGGACGGGTGgtgtcgccggcctcgtgaCTGCTGCCGGAAGTGACCGCGAccacggccagcaggtccaTGCGAATGCTGCGACGACATCGGAGCAGAGCTCTGAGCCGTCATGCCGCTGGAATCTCCAAGGTTCTGCGACGAGTGCGAGTCTCTgtggatgccgccgctgggctcTGTCGGATCGAGCTTTTCCCAGTCTGCGGTACTAGATGAGGATGCACGAGCAGGCAAGTTGGGGTTGACCACGTCGGAGCTCTTCACGGGGGCTTCTCCTTCGTCTTTGCCCACCCTGTTAGTAGATCGCACTTCGATCCACCGCACAAACTCTGGCTCACTTCCTGCGGACTCCTGGCCCTTTGCGGTGGCATTTTTCTCAGCGGCTGGAGTtggcgccgggccgccggaCGCGTCGACCGGCTTCTTTGCCTTGAGAGGATCCAGCGGCATGGGAATCCTATCCCAAAGTCGCTTCCTGATTTTGATTTGATCTTCCGTGAAAATGCTGGGGGCGCGTCGCGGGGCCGCTGGCTTGGTTTCCTGTTTGTTGCCAACGACATCAGGGGCAGAGTCTTTGGAAGCGCCAGGAGTAGGCGACTGCGCGTCTTTACTATCGGCATTCTCTTTGGAAGGGTCCATCTCAGGCTCCTTGGACCGTTTCTGCTTCGGGGTCGGCGTTCCCGGAGCGGCGTCCCTGGCAGCTCGCTTCGTGTCCTGATAGCCCTGACCGCGTTCAGGTTCTTCGGGCTCTCCATAGTGCTCTTTCGCGCGCTCACTTCGACCACCCTTTGTCGCCATGGTTGGGGTTGTAGGTGCCGGCAGCACCACCCGAGCCTTGCTGGGAGATGCAGTGGCCCCTGCAGACTCGGGGGTCGTCACGGACGGATTGCCCTGGCGGTTAAGGTCATCCAAGGCTTCCTCGCAGGGCGGCTTGGATTGAGCCGTGGCCGTTTCCGAGACACCCTGATGTTGCTTGGTCGAAGTCAGGGCATAAGGCACCTGATGCTCAAAAGCGGACTGCGCGAGGTTCGGGCGATGCTCGGTAGCCTTGTTCGCATGGTGAAGCTGTGTGTCGTAGCTCGTGACGGCAACAGCAGGGGCATGCTGCGGACCGCTCGCGAAAGGATCGGCCACGACGGGAGCCTGAAGCGGAACTGGATAGACAGGGTAAGCGGGGAGCGGAAACATGCCAGCGTGCTCATAGATGGGCACGAAGGGAGGCTGAGGCTGCGTCCTACCGAAATCGGGCATCGTGGGATACGGGGCGTGAGAGGGGACCATGTTCTGATAACCGAACGGCATCGGAGGATGAtttggcatcggcatcgccggcTGATATTGCGCCTGCATGGGCTGATAGCCGGTGTTCTGCACCGCCTGAGGCCACGTCGTGTTGACCCATTTGGActtcatggcggcg is a window of Purpureocillium takamizusanense chromosome 10, complete sequence DNA encoding:
- a CDS encoding uncharacterized protein (EggNog:ENOG503P78W~COG:C), yielding MSSKYAFTKSLREVRFLFCQTSEHSAAVRSFLTRAYPTMKKNNPNTPIMIREAAGTLPKVYARYEFGNEKQQSLEGLSDKQIEETVTGLVKNGNAAA
- a CDS encoding uncharacterized protein (COG:S~EggNog:ENOG503PH3A), which produces MAGNIHGAMNTEQMMIYESGQAVVSGLPPSYARSTERLRSQQSGRRRLSHLAPQMFRQGDTMVGKEESPDSSRQTSARNTNPVPAINVGPGATAARFHGSQSSARGEHVGALQRNYTAPEYQRGARGASNNGSYGRRGHVHSRNSSMNQSAQLMSPPRIGGSWAGGRGRGRHRGGYSGHRGSSSNYMPPYGGNPYEYSGFEGRAQAQLQSGPQNEAHAQAGCRNENAGGGRFSYKPCSCYKCNVNNRSVMVRVDERPDTPIMEVQSRIKYGLGERFGEVDAVFPTELQDGIGFLVRFRYESSVPDALAFGSGEIHHWNMSVAISAAMKSKWVNTTWPQAVQNTGYQPMQAQYQPAMPMPNHPPMPFGYQNMVPSHAPYPTMPDFGRTQPQPPFVPIYEHAGMFPLPAYPVYPVPLQAPVVADPFASGPQHAPAVAVTSYDTQLHHANKATEHRPNLAQSAFEHQVPYALTSTKQHQGVSETATAQSKPPCEEALDDLNRQGNPSVTTPESAGATASPSKARVVLPAPTTPTMATKGGRSERAKEHYGEPEEPERGQGYQDTKRAARDAAPGTPTPKQKRSKEPEMDPSKENADSKDAQSPTPGASKDSAPDVVGNKQETKPAAPRRAPSIFTEDQIKIRKRLWDRIPMPLDPLKAKKPVDASGGPAPTPAAEKNATAKGQESAGSEPEFVRWIEVRSTNRVGKDEGEAPVKSSDVVNPNLPARASSSSTADWEKLDPTEPSGGIHRDSHSSQNLGDSSGMTAQSSAPMSSQHSHGPAGRGRGHFRQQSRGRRHHPSQPMSGRSSRQSSHSNQSGAFDSESQGAHSRQASQSGPGITESGNSAADGRGSIRKKRNPKKKSRGMASSTFVPMQEAPEAHQPHGDGAPGPAAAGINQGGDDMASHVAAQSMSRPLPGSMGPPTKLPIRTRNVPTVGDQISSPSQESHSQGQASGSHPGPAQPQQSRHHYRSDAGGSLRMNKSRRGRVQQQLFDAPPTAEQTDGAQPPPTPHAPTTAQSLDAEAQQSVGSPQGGGQQQQQSYASSPGGESPAKVILLNPRAEAFVSPRLPTVDAEKKEAHVEGEKIEGESKPQNE